Below is a window of Rhizobium jaguaris DNA.
GCCGGCGTGCGCGCGGCAAAATCGGCGGCCACGTCCAGAAGGTCGCGCTCGGTGACCGAGGTAGCGAGCTCGAAGGGCGCCTTCAGCGTGGCGTGAAATCCGTAACGGCTCGGCTCGGCAATGATCTCGGCATGGTCCTCCGGCACAAAGCCGATGGCCTTGTCGGAAAAAATCTCACCTGAAAAAGCGTCGCGACCGAGCCAGCGGGCGGCAAGCGCCGTCAAAGGATCGGCTTTCGGCGGTGTAAAATAGAGAGCGTAGCGCAAGGCTGTATTCCTTGGAAAAATCGGCTGCGCCAAACATTGTTCGGTGATTTGGCGGCAAGCCGCAAGTGTCGCGAGACAGAGTCGAATCGAATCCGGCTAAGTCCGACGTAACCGATCCTGTCCTGCCCGGGCCTGCGCTAACGGATTCCCGTGACAAAATGATGATGCGATATGCTTTTCCGCCGTCTTTTTATCTGTGCTGCGTGCCCATCAAGCGCGAGCGCAGTGCGTTGGATGCGGTGTCGAACAGGAAGACGACGATCAGGATCAGCAGCACCATGTAGGCGACGTTTTCCCAATTGGCGTTGGTACGCATGGCTTCCCAAAGTTTCAGGCCGATGCCGCCGGCGCCGACCGCGCCGATGATAGTGGCGCCGCGCACGTTCGATTCCCATTGGTAAAGCGTCTGGCTGACGATGACGGGAACGATCTGCGGCATGATGCCGTAGCGATGCACGAGGACCGTCGAGGAGCCGGTGGACTTGACGCCTTCGCGCGGCTTGTTGTCGATGTTCTCCAGCCCTTCTGAGTAGAGCTTGCCGAGCGTGCCGGTCTCCGTGAGAAAGATCGCGCCGCTGCCGGCGAGCGGGCCGGGGCCGAAGGCGCGGGTCAGGAACAACGCCCAGATCAGCATGTCGACCGAACGCAGGAAGTCGAAAAAGCGCTTCAATATCTGATTGAGCAGCCGGTTCGGTGTGATGTTGCGCGCCGCCATGAAGGCCAGCGGAAAGGCTGCGAGCGAACCGAGCAGCGTGCCGAGGAAAGCCATCACGATGGTTTGGAACAGCTTGGTCAGCACATCGCCGTGCTGCCAGGCCGTGTTGTTCCAGAAATTGTCGAAGGCGAGCGACAGGTTGGATTCGTTCGGCTTAAGCCGCGGGCCGGCGACGATCAGGCTGACGACTTCGCTCGCTGGCTTGTCGAAGAAGGGCGATTGCGTGTCGAAGATGAAGTTGGCCCAGCCGAGGAAGCGCTTGCGGATCTTCACGCGGCCACTG
It encodes the following:
- the phnE gene encoding phosphonate ABC transporter, permease protein PhnE gives rise to the protein MSVIDASRMQDIEARYPEILHRSFRQRFGALMIFIGVIVYGVYAVWFFDLPKVIAEAHWERVGIYLSQWISYDVQPEFRISGDKISIKYPRFSPLGDDPHPDWVTNNPDGSLTVSVSGTSRTVTITKTQAILTAHGVTVPIDITGDSPKVLGSEPTPSWITVYDDNILANMGFAGDVSISSGRVKIRKRFLGWANFIFDTQSPFFDKPASEVVSLIVAGPRLKPNESNLSLAFDNFWNNTAWQHGDVLTKLFQTIVMAFLGTLLGSLAAFPLAFMAARNITPNRLLNQILKRFFDFLRSVDMLIWALFLTRAFGPGPLAGSGAIFLTETGTLGKLYSEGLENIDNKPREGVKSTGSSTVLVHRYGIMPQIVPVIVSQTLYQWESNVRGATIIGAVGAGGIGLKLWEAMRTNANWENVAYMVLLILIVVFLFDTASNALRSRLMGTQHR